One stretch of Halobaculum marinum DNA includes these proteins:
- a CDS encoding M28 family peptidase gives MRLPNAAVGDAQTSGFGWDVLTDLVDVGNRMAGQTGERRGAEVVRDAFERAGARDARIEEFDIPGWWRGESSLTIHEPHERVHGGQQDVLALPGCPSGEATGRVVDVGDGTYEEFEAKADELDGAIAVASSDTPEEVDRWIHRMEKYVNAADHGAVAFVFRNHLDGSLPPTGEVGYHERPGPIPAVGVSCEVGKRLARYAEAGCEATVAVDCRNEPTTSVNVEAEVGPDTDEAVLLTAHVDAHDIADGANDNGAGTALVAEVGRILARDDVDLDTRVRLVTFGSEEIGLWGAYHCAETSDLDDVKCVVNLDGACSSRNLRVGTNGFEAMGSVFRAVTTDLDTSVATDDTIAPHGDQWAFVQEGVPAVMASTTSSQSGRGWGHTHADTLDKLDSRDFRDVAVQVAEAVARFASEAVETPHRSRSQMRAAIDDGYEQELRMGGRWPYDDAA, from the coding sequence ATGCGACTGCCGAACGCGGCCGTGGGCGACGCACAGACCAGCGGGTTCGGGTGGGACGTGCTCACCGACCTCGTCGACGTGGGCAACCGGATGGCCGGGCAGACGGGCGAGCGGCGCGGCGCGGAGGTGGTCCGCGACGCCTTCGAGCGCGCCGGCGCCCGCGACGCACGCATCGAGGAGTTCGACATCCCCGGCTGGTGGCGCGGAGAGTCGTCGCTGACGATCCACGAGCCACACGAACGCGTCCACGGCGGCCAACAGGACGTGCTCGCGCTCCCGGGCTGTCCGTCGGGCGAGGCGACGGGTCGCGTCGTCGACGTAGGCGACGGCACCTACGAGGAGTTCGAGGCGAAGGCGGACGAACTCGACGGCGCCATCGCCGTGGCCTCCTCGGACACGCCCGAGGAGGTCGACCGCTGGATCCACCGGATGGAGAAGTACGTGAACGCCGCCGACCACGGCGCGGTCGCGTTCGTGTTCCGCAACCACCTCGACGGCTCGCTCCCGCCGACGGGCGAGGTGGGCTACCACGAGCGCCCGGGACCGATTCCGGCGGTCGGCGTCTCCTGTGAGGTCGGCAAGCGACTGGCCCGCTACGCCGAGGCGGGCTGTGAGGCGACCGTCGCGGTCGACTGCCGCAACGAGCCGACGACCTCGGTGAACGTCGAGGCGGAGGTCGGCCCCGACACCGACGAGGCGGTGCTGCTCACGGCCCACGTCGACGCCCACGACATCGCCGACGGCGCCAACGACAACGGCGCCGGCACGGCGCTCGTCGCCGAAGTCGGGCGGATCCTCGCGCGCGACGACGTGGACCTGGACACCCGCGTCCGACTGGTCACGTTCGGCTCCGAGGAGATCGGGCTGTGGGGGGCGTACCACTGCGCCGAGACGAGCGACCTGGACGACGTGAAGTGCGTCGTGAACCTCGACGGCGCGTGTAGCTCTCGGAACCTCCGCGTCGGCACCAACGGCTTCGAGGCGATGGGGTCGGTGTTCCGGGCGGTGACGACCGACCTCGATACGAGTGTCGCGACCGACGACACCATCGCACCCCACGGCGACCAGTGGGCGTTCGTCCAGGAGGGCGTCCCCGCGGTGATGGCGTCGACGACCTCGTCGCAGTCGGGCCGCGGCTGGGGCCACACGCACGCCGACACGCTCGACAAACTCGACTCGCGTGACTTCCGGGACGTGGCGGTGCAGGTCGCCGAGGCGGTCGCTCGCTTCGCCTCCGAAGCGGTCGAGACGCCGCACCGCTCGCGCTCGCAGATGCGGGCGGCCATCGACGACGGCTACGAACAGGAGTTGCGGATGGGCGGTCGCTGGCCGTACGACGACGCGGCGTGA
- a CDS encoding peptidase — MTLLCTGYEPFGDHETNPSQETAAALDGRTVAGHEVVGETLPVAFDRAGEELAALVDEHDPAAVVATGLAAGRSAVCVERVAINVADTVGVPDNDGADPVDEALDPDGADARLSTLPVRETVEACLDAGVPARVSNTAGTHLCNGILYRALALLEGTDTPAGFLHLPATPAQAAAAARDGEAARGGSVRASLPRELDERAVELAFETALGVTDD; from the coding sequence ATGACACTGTTGTGCACGGGATACGAGCCGTTCGGCGACCACGAGACGAACCCCTCCCAGGAGACCGCCGCGGCGCTGGACGGGCGGACGGTCGCGGGTCACGAGGTCGTCGGGGAGACGCTCCCGGTCGCGTTCGACCGCGCGGGCGAGGAGTTGGCCGCACTGGTCGACGAGCACGACCCCGCCGCCGTGGTCGCCACCGGCCTCGCCGCGGGGCGGTCGGCGGTGTGCGTCGAACGGGTCGCGATCAACGTCGCCGACACGGTCGGCGTCCCCGACAACGACGGCGCGGACCCGGTCGACGAAGCGCTCGACCCTGACGGTGCAGACGCGCGCCTCTCGACGCTCCCCGTCCGCGAGACGGTCGAGGCGTGCCTCGACGCCGGCGTGCCTGCGCGCGTGTCGAACACCGCGGGCACCCACCTCTGCAACGGGATCCTCTACCGGGCGCTCGCGCTCCTCGAAGGGACCGACACGCCGGCGGGGTTCCTCCACCTGCCTGCGACGCCGGCGCAGGCGGCCGCGGCGGCGCGCGACGGCGAGGCCGCTCGCGGCGGGAGCGTACGGGCGAGTCTCCCCCGGGAACTGGACGAGCGAGCGGTCGAACTCGCCTTCGAGACGGCGCTCGGCGTCACCGACGACTGA
- a CDS encoding helix-turn-helix domain-containing protein has protein sequence MGAERGDHSPVRPMREVALKIKHVGQPETAASEQYPDVTMRSVSSMTGRGNERKRIVELTGEPDDVRGFVETFAAGEPVVSAEPLTPFGEPTVFVAVTVNVPEWDSIAELLAGQGVHYRTGTVITGGYERWTLYLDADDDLSAVIDEIEARGNEVELVRQLEMHEVTPTTRFESAGALHDLTPRQREALGVAIRAGYYGHEKTAGVEDVAEELGIGTTTAWEHLARAEGKVMNDLADFLGGDT, from the coding sequence ATGGGAGCCGAACGCGGCGACCACTCGCCGGTCCGGCCGATGCGAGAGGTGGCGCTGAAGATCAAGCACGTCGGACAGCCAGAGACCGCGGCGTCGGAGCAGTACCCCGACGTGACGATGCGGTCGGTGTCATCGATGACCGGCCGAGGGAACGAGCGCAAACGAATCGTCGAGTTGACCGGCGAACCCGACGACGTTCGCGGGTTCGTCGAGACGTTCGCCGCTGGAGAGCCAGTGGTGTCTGCCGAACCACTCACGCCGTTCGGCGAGCCAACGGTGTTCGTCGCGGTCACCGTCAACGTCCCCGAGTGGGACAGCATCGCGGAACTGCTCGCCGGCCAGGGGGTGCACTACCGGACGGGGACCGTCATCACCGGCGGCTACGAGCGGTGGACGCTGTACCTCGACGCGGACGACGACCTCTCGGCGGTGATCGACGAGATCGAAGCCCGCGGCAACGAGGTCGAACTCGTCCGGCAACTGGAGATGCACGAGGTGACGCCGACGACGCGCTTCGAGAGCGCCGGCGCCCTCCACGACCTCACGCCGCGCCAGCGCGAGGCGCTCGGCGTCGCGATCCGCGCCGGCTACTACGGTCACGAGAAGACGGCGGGCGTCGAGGACGTCGCCGAGGAACTCGGCATCGGCACCACGACCGCGTGGGAGCACCTCGCGCGAGCGGAGGGGAAGGTGATGAACGACCTCGCCGACTTCCTCGGCGGCGACACCTGA
- a CDS encoding DUF2250 domain-containing protein, which translates to MPRPIDLSDADQRVLRHLRDAGADYPALVAANTGLHIPLVERRIAALEERGFVEAATGERIYRITEAGRRALEGEAVGTTGVDTDGAGETVADGGTASVEEE; encoded by the coding sequence ATGCCCCGACCCATCGACCTCTCTGACGCCGACCAGCGCGTTCTGCGCCACCTCCGAGATGCGGGCGCGGACTATCCCGCGCTCGTCGCCGCCAACACGGGGCTCCACATCCCGCTCGTCGAACGGCGGATCGCGGCGCTGGAGGAGCGCGGCTTCGTCGAGGCGGCGACCGGCGAGCGTATCTACCGGATCACCGAGGCCGGCCGCCGGGCGCTGGAGGGGGAGGCGGTCGGAACGACCGGCGTCGACACCGACGGGGCGGGCGAGACCGTCGCCGACGGCGGCACCGCGTCGGTCGAAGAGGAGTAA